The genomic DNA ATATCCTTGAACTCTTTGTTTGCTAAGTTACCTCTTCAGGTAGCCTACAGCACAGACTAACATTCATTCAATTTCACTAAATTAATAGGGCATGACATGACCAGTATTAGCAAATACATTACATGCATTCACTCGCTGATCATGTATTGTTACTTTTTTGCAGTGAGCTGAGCATTGAGAACTGGATCATGCCCATGGTATATGCTGGGCATGTGTCTCACGTGGCATGGCTCCATCCCTACTGGGCACAGCAGATCAAGGAAGGCGAGCACACCTTTTCTGTGGGAAAAGACTCCTCCACAACCACCATCAGGTAATTAATTGTTAGCCAATCACTTcctgattttctggatttcttatACAGGGAGGTATGGTTTGACCCAAATACATTTCTTATTTGTACTTTGTTTGATTTTGTTTCAGAGTTACAAGTAAGGACGATTACTTTTTAAGTGACGGCCTGTATGTTCCTCAGGATCAGCTGGAGAATCCTAAACCTCTGGGACTGAGTGTTGTCTTAGTGAACCCTGTGGCGTGTTGCCAGAGGGAAGACATGGGAAGGGACATTGAAAAGAGCTCTGCCAAAAGACCCAGGATAGAGAACAAGGGAGCTGGGGATTTGAATGATGCTCAACCCTCTGCTTCAGCTTCCAAGTCTGAAAGCAGCTCTAGTAGCTGTACTGACAGTGTTCAGCCACCAGGTGGCAGTATAACATCAGGGAGCAGCAGCAATGGCAACAACAGAGAAGAGGAAAAGGAACCACTCAAAAAGCCTTGTTTGAAGACTGACAAGGATGAGGGTTCAATGACCTACGCTGTGAACAGCCTTCTCTCCGTTATGAAACAAACTGATCCATACATACTTGACATCGACCTTGATTTTTTCTCTTGTAAGAATCCTTTCAAGGAGATGTATACACAGGTAAAGGCAATTATTGGTTACCAGAGGCTGAACCTTCTCAAGAAAACATATACTGCTGAGATGTTGCAGATATCTTACTTAGAATCAGCAGAAGTGTTGTAAGATGTTTAGACATGTTGGTTTTTCCTTGGCATTCATCTCATGATTTGACGCCATCAGTTTTACTTCCCCCTCTGTATACCATAGGATGAGTACAATATTCTACAGGAGCTATACAGCTTCAGGAAACCTAGAGAAGACCCAGATGAGGTGAGAGAAAATACCGTCTGTTCTGAAGGTGTTATGCGTGTCGGAAGGTGTCTCTGTATCAGAAGCATGTGGTGTTTCTCCCCTGCTGTACACTACAactgtgtcatgttgtgttgttttcAGGAGGAGTTGACAGAGTGTGTGGAGAGACGTATCCGGCAGCTGGAGGATCTGGAGGCAGCATTTGCAGACCTGGTGGAGGATGATAGTGAGGAGACAGTCAAGCGCTGGGCTGCCAACCCTGGGTAGGGTAAATCCCCTCTACCTTCCTTATGGTATCTGGGCTGGCGTTGCTGAGTAAATCTTCTGTACCTGCCAGGCAGTAATTTCTGCATCAGCCCAACGAGCCCTAATCCTCAGAACCCTTCTATCCTTAGAATCCTTCACTCAGCACTGGCCAGCTTAAAATTGGTACTGGAGAAAGATTAGATGAGATTGAGATCTACTTATGATTATTTCCCCACATATAGtcccttgagaaagtattcacacccctggacttttcccacattttgttgtgatacagcctgaatttaaaataaattaaattgagattttgtcactggtctacatacaataccccataatgtcaaagttgaattatgtttttagatcttttttttttttttacacattaattacaaatgaaaagctgaaatgtcttgagtcaataagtattcaacccctagGGAAAAAAAGAGGAAGGGAAgcgctgctaaggtacacaatagtagatTTTGGTAGACTGAAGGTGTTCTTTGGTAAAAGgggtcatcaaaaagaaaggaggaccaaggcactcttcatataattaattgaaatgcatttatttgtatggcatgtttAATGGAAACAAAGTTTACAAACTCCGACGCGTTTCGGCTGCTTGGCCTTCGTCATGGAGTACAAAGAAAGGATTTTGAACAGCTTTTTCCAATCAGCCCTGATTTGAAGAGGGAATGGATCAGCATCAGAATGCCTAGAAAGGTAGTTTTAACCTTAAATATGACTGGGCAAAGTGCCAAGAATAGGAGAGCCATCTATTCCATAGTACACTAGAACACAGCCAACATGGACAACAACATAACTGAGGGCAATGGAGCAAAatgtccactagatgacagcaaatgGACCTATCACGACCGTACAGGAAGGGTTAGAAATCCATATCTTAATTTACACCAGGGTACTTAATAGTGGCCTGTAggttgtaaatccatatcttcatttaaaccagggtaatTAGTGGCCTGTAggttgtaaatccatatcttcatttaaaccagggtaatTAGTGGCCTGTAggttgtaaatccatatcttcatttaaaccatggtacttagtggcctgtaggttagaaatccatatcttcatttaaaccatggtacttagtggcctgtaggttggaaatccatatcttcatttaaaccatggtacttagtggcctgtaggtTAGAAATCCATATCTTGGGAGTGAACGGCTGTGCGTGAGAGGCTCCTGCAACTTTTTTGCAAAATAATCTAATTTAACCTACTTTATTCACTTTTTACAACAAACGTTTCTTTCTAATACAAGATTGTAACTTTTTATATGAAAATGCCGAGTAATAAGCGACCAAAGGACAATAAATCCACAGCGGAGGCC from Oncorhynchus keta strain PuntledgeMale-10-30-2019 chromosome 23, Oket_V2, whole genome shotgun sequence includes the following:
- the c23h5orf22 gene encoding UPF0489 protein C5orf22 homolog, whose product is MNCPPSKRIYADLPVWIVEDHCDVVSPIYRAIASRHLPLKNIKMVHLDSHPDLLIPVNMPADTVFDKDSLLSELSIENWIMPMVYAGHVSHVAWLHPYWAQQIKEGEHTFSVGKDSSTTTIRVTSKDDYFLSDGLYVPQDQLENPKPLGLSVVLVNPVACCQREDMGRDIEKSSAKRPRIENKGAGDLNDAQPSASASKSESSSSSCTDSVQPPGGSITSGSSSNGNNREEEKEPLKKPCLKTDKDEGSMTYAVNSLLSVMKQTDPYILDIDLDFFSCKNPFKEMYTQDEYNILQELYSFRKPREDPDEEELTECVERRIRQLEDLEAAFADLVEDDSEETVKRWAANPGMTSLVKLVGSLRSRNEAPDYEMVHQAGLTCDYSELPHHISSEEEVERLVLAVQLILEALPKPTLVTVSRSSLDEYCPTEQVNSIQSRILAVLESLYGSLDVHKEYETKPEDNLPKAS